A window of Tautonia plasticadhaerens contains these coding sequences:
- a CDS encoding DUF2188 domain-containing protein, which yields MAKNLHVVPHEDGWAIKREGEDGTVSVHGSQADAVERGERLAAESEVNLVVHRDNGAFDHVENFKEGNGRAAAAGRERADYRAADTRPDEERVRLQDVASVGSRVSWGALIAGAVVALTVYVSLGTLGVAVGLSTADMNRVDGGTLAIGAAIWAALSLLIALFLGGFVTSRSTVGERKDESMIYGLLLWGTIFVAVVVLTGLGLNLGIGGMMEQVTGSGTTGPMLSDAQIAEAELSPQQVETLHQFRDRADAVRTTTAAWWTFATLIASIIASIVGALVGAGPQLSLEDLRSRREAAVAARS from the coding sequence ATGGCGAAGAATCTGCACGTGGTGCCCCACGAGGACGGGTGGGCGATCAAGCGGGAGGGCGAGGACGGGACGGTGTCCGTCCACGGCTCCCAGGCCGATGCGGTGGAGCGGGGCGAGCGTCTCGCCGCCGAGTCCGAGGTCAACCTGGTCGTGCACCGCGACAACGGGGCCTTCGACCACGTCGAGAACTTCAAGGAGGGCAACGGCCGGGCCGCCGCCGCCGGACGGGAACGGGCCGACTACCGGGCCGCCGACACCCGCCCCGACGAGGAGCGGGTTCGGCTGCAGGACGTGGCCTCGGTCGGCAGCCGGGTGAGCTGGGGCGCCCTGATCGCCGGGGCGGTCGTGGCGTTGACGGTCTACGTCTCGCTCGGCACGCTCGGCGTGGCCGTGGGCCTCTCCACCGCGGACATGAACCGCGTCGACGGCGGCACGCTGGCCATCGGCGCCGCGATCTGGGCCGCCCTCTCGCTGCTGATCGCCCTGTTCCTGGGAGGCTTCGTCACCAGCCGGAGCACCGTCGGCGAGCGCAAGGACGAGTCGATGATCTACGGCCTGCTGCTATGGGGCACGATCTTCGTGGCGGTGGTGGTCCTGACGGGCCTGGGCCTGAACCTGGGCATCGGCGGGATGATGGAGCAGGTGACCGGCTCGGGCACCACCGGGCCGATGCTGAGCGACGCGCAGATTGCCGAAGCCGAGCTGTCCCCGCAGCAGGTGGAGACCCTCCACCAGTTCCGGGACCGGGCGGATGCCGTCCGCACGACCACGGCCGCCTGGTGGACCTTTGCGACGCTGATCGCCTCGATCATCGCCTCGATCGTCGGGGCCCTCGTCGGCGCCGGGCCGCAGCTCTCGCTCGAGGACCTGAGGAGCCGTCGCGAGGCGGCAGTCGCCGCCCGGTCCTGA
- a CDS encoding PepSY-associated TM helix domain-containing protein: MHIYLSMFGLAAVLFFSVTGLTLNHPDWFFANVESIDEAEGRIPAPWMHLDVPEGAEEEDRVDRLRVVEHLRAEHGVRGSLVEFYVDEYECFVTFKGAGYAADAQIDRETGDYLLTQTSLGPVAVLNDLHKGRDTGPAWSAAIDASAAVLTIISLSGLILLFYLKLRRNPGLVVATVGAAVVVAVVILWVP, encoded by the coding sequence TTGCACATCTACCTATCGATGTTCGGCCTGGCCGCCGTGCTGTTCTTCAGCGTCACCGGCCTGACGCTGAACCACCCCGACTGGTTCTTCGCCAACGTCGAGTCCATCGACGAGGCCGAGGGCCGGATCCCCGCCCCCTGGATGCACCTCGACGTGCCGGAAGGGGCCGAGGAGGAGGACCGGGTCGACCGTCTCCGGGTGGTCGAGCACCTCCGGGCCGAGCACGGCGTCCGGGGCTCGCTGGTCGAGTTCTACGTCGACGAATACGAGTGCTTCGTCACCTTCAAGGGGGCCGGCTACGCCGCCGACGCGCAGATCGACCGCGAAACGGGGGACTATCTCCTCACGCAGACGTCGCTCGGCCCCGTCGCCGTCCTCAACGACCTGCACAAGGGCCGGGACACCGGGCCGGCCTGGTCGGCGGCGATCGACGCCTCCGCCGCCGTGCTGACGATCATCTCGCTCTCGGGCCTGATCCTGCTGTTCTACCTGAAGCTCCGGCGCAATCCCGGGCTGGTGGTGGCGACGGTCGGCGCGGCGGTCGTCGTCGCGGTGGTGATCCTCTGGGTGCCCTGA
- a CDS encoding YqaE/Pmp3 family membrane protein translates to MDLLRLILAVLLPPLGVFTQVGIGFQFWLNILLTLLGYIPGVIHAVYVIASD, encoded by the coding sequence ATGGACCTGCTCCGACTGATCCTGGCCGTCCTGCTGCCCCCCCTGGGGGTCTTCACCCAGGTCGGCATCGGATTCCAGTTCTGGCTGAACATCCTGCTCACGCTGCTCGGGTACATCCCGGGCGTCATCCACGCCGTCTACGTGATCGCCAGCGATTGA
- a CDS encoding DUF1328 domain-containing protein, which produces MLGWAISFLIIALIAAVLGFGGVAGTAAWIAKVLFVVFLVLFVASLIFGRTRGPAA; this is translated from the coding sequence ATGCTGGGCTGGGCCATCTCGTTCCTGATCATCGCGCTGATCGCGGCCGTCCTGGGCTTCGGCGGCGTCGCCGGCACGGCGGCCTGGATCGCCAAGGTGCTGTTCGTCGTGTTCCTGGTGCTCTTCGTCGCGTCGCTGATCTTCGGCCGGACCCGAGGGCCCGCGGCCTAA
- a CDS encoding glucosamine-6-phosphate deaminase, giving the protein MPLLEPPTPIAEWTVDRLRVKVFEDRARMGRAAAADAAGAIVERQEAAGVANVIFAAAPSQDEFLTALLGQGRVDWSRVVGFHMDEYLGLAPDHPASFRRYLHEHIFRLAGLPDDRLRLIPGEQADRPLRTCLEYEEKLRAEPPDVVCAGIGENGHIAFNDPPVADFLDPVLIKVVRLDHACRAQQVNDGCFAQLDDVPTHAYTLTVPALLSARAMTVVVPGPRKADAVFATLNGPIAEGCPATALRDHAGATLYLDRESARLVL; this is encoded by the coding sequence ATGCCCCTGCTCGAGCCGCCGACGCCGATCGCCGAATGGACCGTCGACCGCCTCCGCGTCAAGGTCTTCGAGGACCGCGCCCGCATGGGCCGGGCCGCCGCGGCCGACGCGGCCGGGGCGATCGTCGAGCGGCAGGAGGCCGCGGGGGTGGCCAACGTCATCTTCGCGGCGGCGCCCAGCCAGGACGAGTTCCTCACCGCCCTGCTCGGCCAGGGCCGGGTCGACTGGTCCCGCGTCGTCGGCTTCCACATGGACGAGTACCTCGGCCTGGCCCCCGACCACCCGGCCAGCTTCCGGCGCTATTTGCATGAGCACATCTTCCGACTCGCCGGGCTGCCCGACGACCGCCTCCGCCTGATCCCCGGGGAGCAGGCCGACCGACCGCTCCGGACCTGCCTCGAATACGAGGAGAAGCTCCGGGCCGAGCCGCCGGACGTCGTCTGCGCCGGGATCGGCGAGAACGGGCACATCGCCTTCAACGACCCGCCCGTGGCCGATTTCCTCGACCCGGTGCTCATCAAGGTCGTCCGCCTGGACCACGCCTGCCGCGCCCAGCAGGTCAACGACGGCTGCTTCGCGCAGCTCGACGACGTGCCGACGCATGCCTACACCCTGACGGTTCCCGCCCTGCTCTCCGCCAGGGCGATGACGGTCGTCGTCCCCGGCCCCCGCAAGGCCGACGCCGTGTTCGCCACCCTCAACGGCCCGATCGCCGAGGGCTGCCCCGCCACCGCCCTGCGCGACCACGCCGGGGCCACGCTGTACCTCGACCGGGAGTCGGCCCGCCTGGTCCTCTGA
- a CDS encoding PH domain-containing protein: MNQQSTLVYKCPHCEAKVEVGDEMLGEVVNCPKCERPFRVEAPPSYPIGDDEAGSVIRKGGAPHVGGPIDQERSLLVLHPAVFRRRIFQSIGSMLLIVGGLVCAVWGAGVGSATLGFGGLIAAVVGGLDLAYWWFKSLYVTLTVTNRRSILRKGLFSKATSEVNHDDVRNIQVEQSVVQRLLNIGDLLISSAGQDIVEIRARAIHDPEAVATIVREHQD, encoded by the coding sequence ATGAATCAACAATCCACGCTCGTCTACAAGTGTCCGCACTGCGAGGCCAAGGTCGAGGTCGGCGACGAGATGCTGGGCGAGGTCGTCAATTGCCCGAAGTGCGAGCGGCCCTTCCGGGTCGAGGCGCCGCCGTCCTACCCGATCGGCGACGACGAGGCCGGCTCGGTCATCCGCAAGGGCGGCGCCCCGCACGTCGGGGGGCCGATCGACCAGGAGCGTTCGCTGCTGGTCCTGCACCCGGCCGTCTTCCGCCGCCGGATCTTCCAGTCGATCGGCTCGATGCTGCTGATCGTCGGCGGCCTGGTCTGTGCCGTCTGGGGGGCGGGCGTCGGCAGCGCCACGCTCGGCTTCGGCGGCCTGATCGCGGCGGTCGTCGGGGGCCTGGATCTGGCTTACTGGTGGTTCAAGTCGCTCTACGTGACCCTGACGGTGACCAACCGGCGTTCGATCCTCCGCAAGGGCCTGTTCTCCAAGGCGACCAGCGAGGTCAACCACGACGACGTGCGGAACATCCAGGTGGAGCAGTCCGTCGTCCAGCGGCTGCTGAACATCGGCGACCTGCTGATTTCCAGCGCCGGCCAGGATATCGTCGAGATCCGGGCCCGGGCGATCCACGACCCCGAGGCCGTCGCGACGATCGTCCGAGAGCACCAGGATTGA
- a CDS encoding MFS transporter yields MHAEPPGDAALDDGKGPWHRGLTRYHWFVLAVAALGWLFDTMDQQLFNLARKPAMEDLLGTGDANRVNFYGTVATSIFIVGWAVGGLFFGILGDKIGRAKTMLLTILIYSIFTGLSAFSFTVWDFAFYRFLTGLGVGGEFAVGVALVAEVMPDHARARALGWLQALSAVGNMTAAMIAITLGSIADTGMDSWRIMFLIGTLPALLAIVIRMKLKEPERWQKAAQVKEADPMAADDAIGGAEVEAGPKLGSLAELFGDPRWRRNTIVGMLLAFSGVVGLWGIGFFSFDLIRDVFADAARQMAIDSGLEDEAAISAFAGKKLTQWTGYVSLVQNAGAFFGIYAFSVITERIGRKPTFAIAFLLAMFSTAFTFLFLGRIAGFYDVYWMIPIMGFCQIALFGGYAIYFPELFPTRLRSTGTSFCYNVGRLVAATGPLALGGLITVFAEYGETDTSLPLRYAGVTMCAAFLIGLCALPFAPETRDQPLPE; encoded by the coding sequence ATGCACGCCGAACCGCCCGGCGACGCCGCCCTCGACGACGGCAAGGGCCCGTGGCACCGCGGCCTGACGCGCTATCACTGGTTCGTGCTGGCGGTCGCCGCGCTGGGCTGGCTGTTCGACACGATGGACCAGCAGCTCTTCAACCTCGCCCGCAAGCCGGCGATGGAAGACCTGCTGGGCACCGGCGATGCGAACCGGGTGAACTTCTACGGGACGGTCGCCACCTCGATCTTCATCGTCGGCTGGGCCGTCGGCGGCCTGTTCTTCGGCATCCTCGGCGACAAGATCGGCCGGGCGAAGACGATGCTGCTGACGATCCTGATCTACTCGATCTTCACCGGCCTGAGCGCCTTCTCGTTCACCGTCTGGGACTTCGCCTTCTATCGCTTCCTGACCGGGCTGGGGGTCGGCGGCGAGTTCGCCGTCGGCGTGGCCCTGGTGGCCGAGGTGATGCCCGACCACGCCCGGGCCCGGGCCCTGGGCTGGCTGCAGGCCCTCTCGGCCGTCGGCAACATGACCGCCGCGATGATCGCGATCACCCTGGGATCCATCGCCGACACGGGCATGGACAGCTGGCGGATCATGTTCCTCATCGGCACGCTGCCGGCGCTGCTGGCCATCGTCATCCGGATGAAGCTCAAGGAGCCCGAGCGCTGGCAGAAGGCCGCCCAGGTCAAGGAGGCCGACCCCATGGCGGCCGACGACGCGATCGGCGGCGCCGAGGTCGAGGCCGGGCCGAAGCTCGGCTCGCTCGCGGAGCTGTTCGGCGACCCGAGGTGGCGCCGCAATACGATCGTCGGCATGCTGCTGGCCTTCTCCGGCGTGGTCGGCCTCTGGGGGATCGGCTTCTTCAGCTTCGACCTGATCCGGGACGTCTTCGCCGACGCGGCCCGTCAGATGGCGATCGACAGCGGCCTGGAGGACGAGGCGGCGATCTCGGCCTTCGCCGGCAAGAAACTGACCCAGTGGACCGGCTACGTCTCGCTCGTGCAGAACGCCGGCGCGTTCTTCGGCATCTACGCCTTCTCGGTGATCACGGAGCGGATCGGCCGCAAGCCGACCTTCGCCATCGCCTTCCTGCTGGCGATGTTCTCCACGGCCTTCACGTTCCTGTTCCTCGGCCGGATCGCCGGGTTCTATGACGTCTACTGGATGATCCCGATCATGGGATTCTGCCAGATCGCCCTGTTCGGCGGCTACGCGATCTACTTCCCCGAGCTGTTCCCGACCCGGTTGCGGAGCACCGGCACGTCGTTCTGCTACAACGTCGGCCGGCTCGTCGCCGCGACCGGCCCGCTGGCGCTCGGCGGCCTGATCACGGTTTTCGCCGAGTACGGCGAGACGGACACCTCGCTGCCGCTCCGATACGCCGGGGTGACGATGTGCGCCGCCTTCCTGATCGGCCTCTGCGCCCTGCCCTTCGCCCCGGAGACCAGGGACCAGCCGCTGCCGGAATGA
- a CDS encoding DUF2271 domain-containing protein → MPDHPPFSSTLKVMGITLALLGPGDAGADDEFAFFHEEVMGTALELRVRADDSRAARWVESRVLGEIDRLSAILDGWDPASELSRWASSPGGPAAVSPELYEVLRLADSWRGATRGAFDPRAAALGRAWDASARLGLEPTAGELAEARDRSRPAAWRLDPAAGTAERSAAGPISLDGIAKGFIVERACAAALDPGRGVRGLLLNVGGDLRAVGEGFGVVGLAPPKGDSEAAEPFAFLEVRDRSVATSGGAHRGWEFAGRRYSHILDPRTGRPAGHVASATVSAPGGADADALATALNVLPIAEGLGLIDTLPEVECLIVADDGNLHRSEGWGRLERPRPSPVALASLRTPEPGAPQDDGEDSGHWSEAFELVVSFEINRPEVEQRRYRRPYVVVYVEDEGGHVVRHLLMWISMSGSGPDQWLPDLLRWYRRDIGRTRIEKRNKAYAIGRSTRPPGEYTITWDGKDDRGNLVPEGKYTVFVEAAREHGTHQVIRAPVEIADQPFAEEFEGNVEIKSAAVEYRRSGSD, encoded by the coding sequence ATGCCCGACCACCCCCCCTTCTCCTCGACGCTCAAGGTCATGGGGATCACCCTCGCCCTCCTCGGCCCGGGCGATGCCGGGGCCGACGACGAGTTCGCCTTCTTCCACGAGGAGGTGATGGGGACCGCCCTGGAACTCCGGGTCCGGGCGGACGATTCCCGGGCCGCCCGATGGGTCGAGTCCCGGGTGCTCGGCGAGATCGACCGCCTCTCGGCGATCCTCGACGGCTGGGATCCGGCCAGCGAGCTGAGCCGCTGGGCCTCGTCCCCCGGCGGCCCGGCGGCCGTCTCCCCCGAGCTGTACGAGGTGCTCCGCCTGGCCGACTCCTGGCGGGGGGCCACCCGGGGCGCCTTCGACCCGAGGGCCGCCGCCCTCGGCCGGGCCTGGGACGCGTCGGCCCGGCTCGGCCTCGAGCCGACCGCCGGGGAACTGGCCGAAGCCCGGGACCGGTCGCGCCCCGCCGCCTGGCGGCTCGACCCCGCCGCCGGCACCGCCGAGCGATCGGCCGCCGGGCCGATCAGCCTGGACGGGATCGCCAAGGGATTCATCGTCGAGCGGGCCTGCGCCGCGGCGCTCGACCCGGGCCGGGGGGTCCGGGGGCTCCTGCTGAATGTCGGCGGCGACCTGAGGGCGGTCGGCGAGGGGTTCGGGGTCGTCGGCCTCGCGCCCCCGAAGGGGGACTCGGAGGCGGCCGAGCCGTTCGCCTTCCTGGAGGTGCGGGACCGCTCGGTGGCCACCAGCGGGGGGGCGCACCGGGGCTGGGAGTTCGCCGGCCGCCGGTATTCGCACATCCTCGACCCCCGGACCGGCCGCCCCGCCGGGCACGTGGCCTCGGCCACCGTCTCCGCCCCCGGCGGGGCCGACGCGGACGCCCTGGCGACGGCCCTGAACGTGCTACCGATCGCCGAGGGGCTGGGGCTGATCGACACCCTGCCGGAGGTCGAGTGCCTGATCGTCGCCGACGATGGCAACCTCCATCGCAGCGAGGGCTGGGGACGGCTGGAGCGCCCCCGGCCTTCTCCGGTCGCCCTGGCCAGCCTCCGGACCCCCGAGCCGGGTGCGCCGCAGGACGACGGCGAGGACTCGGGCCACTGGTCCGAGGCGTTCGAGCTGGTCGTCTCGTTCGAGATCAACCGGCCGGAGGTCGAGCAGCGTCGCTATCGGCGGCCCTACGTGGTGGTCTACGTCGAGGACGAGGGCGGGCACGTCGTCCGGCACCTGCTGATGTGGATCTCCATGTCCGGCTCGGGGCCGGACCAGTGGCTCCCCGACCTGCTCCGCTGGTATCGCCGGGACATCGGCCGGACCCGGATCGAGAAGCGGAACAAGGCCTACGCGATCGGCCGGTCGACCCGCCCGCCGGGCGAATATACGATCACCTGGGACGGCAAGGACGACCGGGGCAACCTCGTCCCGGAGGGGAAGTACACCGTCTTCGTCGAGGCCGCCCGGGAACACGGCACGCACCAGGTCATCCGGGCCCCGGTGGAGATCGCCGACCAACCGTTCGCCGAGGAATTCGAGGGGAATGTCGAGATCAAGTCCGCCGCCGTCGAGTATCGCCGATCGGGATCCGACTGA
- a CDS encoding porin, with amino-acid sequence MMSRTPRRGRRRTAAALLVAALAWTPRGIGQEEPAPGPAGSPSVEDRLRRLEELNASLLEQNRMLLDRLDDLSTKYDEVIRVVGPATGTEAPAPPSDPAVEPAQDLGMPPLPGPSPVGPMGEPASPVDAQPDAPRLDSVAPPPAITGSGRAGAIGGYQTQILGSRGEPAGQSSARNRPIEAPFSGEGRFPLEAFYDEGFVLGSDDEDVPFLLKTNVRMQFRHTGFDRSRLAWVDSAGIVRPILERNDFEIERGRLSFEGFFYDPDLQYYLNLDFDTDDQHVVIAQDFWMNYRFNRGLDVYIGKAFVPGSRSWLEGSTRTQFADRSMATTFFRPDRSVGIWALGEPIDKVFYRVMLANGFNTSDLTFEEINEQLAYSGSVWSEVIGEYGRGFSDLEWHDELAVRLGNSFTFAPGSPADIIFNPVSEQDFVRLSDGTPLFETGALAPGVTVEDFDIYLYAVDAALKYRGLSLNAEYYFRWLQDIQADLPLPVGRTRMYDHGYYVQGGYFVARERVELIARHSQVNGPFGSGQEYALGFNWFINRSHYLKFTFDANWLDAIPAQNSGPNYRAGDSGMLFRSQLQVAF; translated from the coding sequence ATGATGAGCAGGACCCCGCGCAGGGGGAGACGGCGGACCGCGGCGGCGCTGTTGGTGGCGGCCCTGGCCTGGACCCCGAGGGGGATCGGGCAGGAGGAGCCCGCGCCCGGACCGGCGGGCTCGCCCTCGGTCGAGGACCGCCTGAGGAGGTTGGAGGAGCTGAACGCGAGCCTCCTGGAGCAGAACCGGATGCTCCTGGATCGGCTGGACGACCTCTCGACCAAGTACGACGAGGTGATCCGGGTGGTCGGCCCGGCGACCGGAACGGAAGCCCCGGCCCCGCCCTCCGACCCGGCCGTCGAGCCTGCCCAGGATCTCGGCATGCCGCCGCTCCCCGGCCCGAGCCCGGTCGGCCCGATGGGGGAGCCGGCGAGCCCCGTCGATGCCCAACCCGACGCCCCCCGGCTCGACTCGGTCGCCCCGCCTCCGGCGATCACCGGGTCTGGTCGGGCGGGGGCGATCGGGGGGTATCAGACCCAGATTCTCGGCTCCCGGGGCGAGCCGGCCGGGCAGTCCAGCGCGCGGAACCGGCCGATCGAGGCCCCGTTCAGCGGCGAGGGCCGGTTCCCGCTGGAGGCCTTCTACGACGAGGGGTTCGTCCTCGGCTCGGACGACGAGGACGTGCCGTTCCTGCTCAAGACGAACGTCCGGATGCAGTTCCGGCACACCGGCTTCGACCGCTCCCGGCTGGCCTGGGTCGACTCGGCGGGGATCGTCCGGCCGATCCTCGAGCGCAACGACTTCGAGATCGAGCGCGGCCGGCTCTCGTTCGAGGGGTTCTTCTACGACCCGGACCTCCAGTATTACCTGAACCTCGACTTCGACACCGACGACCAGCACGTCGTCATCGCCCAAGACTTCTGGATGAACTACCGGTTCAACCGGGGGCTGGACGTCTACATCGGTAAGGCGTTCGTCCCGGGCAGCCGAAGCTGGCTGGAGGGCTCGACCCGGACCCAGTTCGCCGATCGGTCGATGGCGACCACCTTCTTCCGCCCCGACCGGAGCGTGGGCATCTGGGCGCTGGGAGAGCCGATCGACAAGGTCTTCTACCGGGTCATGCTCGCCAACGGCTTCAATACGTCGGACCTGACGTTCGAGGAGATCAACGAGCAACTCGCCTACTCCGGATCGGTCTGGTCGGAGGTGATCGGCGAGTATGGCCGGGGCTTCTCCGATCTGGAGTGGCACGACGAGCTGGCCGTCCGGCTCGGCAACAGCTTCACCTTCGCCCCCGGCTCCCCGGCCGACATCATCTTCAACCCGGTCAGCGAGCAGGACTTCGTCCGGCTCTCGGACGGGACCCCGCTCTTCGAGACCGGGGCGCTGGCCCCGGGCGTGACGGTGGAGGACTTCGACATCTACCTCTACGCGGTCGACGCCGCCCTGAAGTACCGGGGGCTGAGCCTCAACGCCGAGTATTACTTCCGATGGCTCCAGGACATCCAGGCCGACCTGCCCCTGCCGGTCGGCCGGACCCGGATGTATGACCACGGCTATTACGTCCAGGGGGGCTACTTCGTCGCCCGGGAGCGGGTGGAGCTGATCGCCCGGCACTCCCAGGTCAACGGACCGTTCGGGAGCGGCCAGGAATACGCCCTGGGCTTCAACTGGTTCATCAACCGGAGCCACTACCTGAAGTTCACCTTCGACGCCAACTGGCTCGACGCCATCCCCGCCCAGAACTCCGGCCCGAACTACCGGGCGGGGGACTCGGGGATGCTCTTCCGGTCGCAGTTGCAGGTCGCCTTCTGA
- a CDS encoding VanZ family protein: MRRRGPHPLTVLAALCGLFIVYGTTIPFEPVAEPIPLAEGWRRAVDAAPRRSSRTDRAANVLLFMPLGAMIAARLGRAGAGPIGSVLAASAVGAALSAGVETLQINLQMRVTSVSDLMNNTIGSAIGGGLGWLAGRWAWPWFWPALKRGAATHPLASLAIVATVGWGVIELAPFVPSADVGDLKSAVKSARPIPFGPSVDGRRPAPDPWAWAVEALSWSLLGGLVALAVRERGGRGVELVAETIVLTAGFRAAVELVQLGFPGHVTDATSVVLTSAGATASALAVAIRPRLPARSWIGPGLAVWAAAVLIDGASPFDAFGRPRSLDPRMAFPFYSYFWSPPTSALATAAEKVASMVPLGFLLAARSRRWTPAASALSGWAAGASIEAIQLFNASRTPDMTDAFLAALGAWLGGRALRSWESAGASPSSPTT; the protein is encoded by the coding sequence GTGCGGCGACGGGGGCCGCACCCGCTCACTGTCCTGGCGGCCCTCTGCGGCCTGTTCATCGTCTATGGCACGACGATCCCCTTCGAGCCCGTCGCCGAGCCGATCCCCCTGGCCGAGGGATGGCGTCGGGCCGTCGATGCCGCCCCTCGGCGTTCCTCCCGGACCGACCGGGCCGCCAACGTCCTCCTCTTCATGCCCCTGGGGGCCATGATCGCGGCCCGACTGGGACGCGCGGGGGCCGGGCCGATCGGATCGGTGCTGGCCGCGTCGGCCGTCGGCGCGGCCCTGAGCGCCGGCGTAGAGACCCTGCAGATCAACCTCCAGATGCGGGTCACCTCCGTCTCCGACCTGATGAACAACACGATCGGGTCGGCGATCGGCGGAGGCCTCGGCTGGCTCGCGGGGCGGTGGGCCTGGCCGTGGTTCTGGCCGGCGTTGAAGCGGGGCGCGGCGACGCATCCCCTGGCGAGCCTGGCGATCGTCGCCACGGTCGGCTGGGGGGTCATCGAGCTGGCGCCCTTCGTGCCCAGCGCCGACGTCGGCGACCTGAAGTCGGCCGTCAAGTCGGCCCGGCCGATCCCCTTCGGCCCCTCGGTCGACGGCCGGCGGCCGGCCCCGGATCCCTGGGCCTGGGCGGTCGAGGCCCTGAGCTGGTCCCTGCTCGGCGGGCTCGTGGCCCTGGCGGTCCGGGAGCGCGGCGGACGCGGGGTCGAGCTGGTCGCCGAGACGATCGTCCTGACGGCGGGATTCCGGGCCGCGGTCGAGCTGGTCCAGCTCGGCTTCCCCGGCCACGTGACCGACGCGACCTCGGTCGTCCTGACCTCGGCCGGGGCGACCGCCTCGGCCCTCGCGGTGGCGATCCGCCCCCGGCTCCCGGCGCGATCCTGGATCGGCCCGGGCCTGGCCGTCTGGGCGGCGGCGGTCCTGATCGACGGCGCCTCCCCGTTCGACGCCTTCGGCCGACCCCGCTCGCTCGACCCCCGGATGGCCTTCCCGTTCTATTCCTACTTCTGGTCCCCGCCGACCTCCGCGCTGGCCACCGCCGCCGAGAAGGTCGCGTCGATGGTGCCCCTCGGCTTCCTGCTGGCCGCCCGTTCCCGACGATGGACGCCGGCGGCCTCGGCCCTCTCGGGGTGGGCGGCCGGCGCCTCGATCGAGGCGATCCAGCTCTTCAACGCCTCCCGGACGCCGGACATGACCGACGCCTTCCTCGCCGCCCTCGGGGCCTGGCTCGGCGGCCGGGCCCTGCGGTCGTGGGAGTCCGCCGGGGCCTCGCCCTCCTCGCCGACCACCTGA